One genomic window of Methanomassiliicoccales archaeon includes the following:
- a CDS encoding hydrogenase iron-sulfur subunit, with protein MLQRGYHQQTFHQRADTCNGRVLPRGGEILTAFEPRIVAFCCNWCSYAGADLAGVSRLQYPPSARIIKVMCSGRLEPQFILKAFELGADGVLVAGCHIGDCHYIAGNEKAKVRVEMTKELLDVLGVDSRRLRLEWISAGEGTKFADTMNNFTKELEELGPSPLKEVI; from the coding sequence ATGCTGCAACGGGGCTATCATCAGCAAACATTTCACCAACGAGCAGATACTTGCAATGGTCGAGTCCTGCCTAGAGGGGGTGAGATATTGACTGCCTTCGAACCGAGGATCGTGGCCTTCTGCTGCAATTGGTGCTCCTACGCCGGCGCGGACCTTGCGGGGGTCAGCAGACTGCAGTATCCTCCCAGTGCTAGGATCATTAAGGTGATGTGCAGTGGAAGACTGGAACCGCAGTTCATTCTGAAAGCCTTTGAATTGGGGGCGGATGGTGTGCTGGTGGCTGGGTGCCACATAGGTGACTGTCATTACATCGCGGGCAACGAGAAGGCAAAAGTGAGAGTTGAAATGACCAAGGAGCTTCTTGACGTTCTTGGCGTGGACAGCAGGAGATTGAGGCTGGAGTGGATTTCCGCGGGGGAAGGTACCAAATTCGCCGATACCATGAATAATTTCACCAAAGAGTTGGAGGAACTCGGTCCAAGCCCCTTGAAGGAGGTGATCTAA
- a CDS encoding (Fe-S)-binding protein has product MTKIEEFIEETGAFDCVECGKCTSLCPVANINSDFAPRLIVVKAQEGLESEIKRDKDIWSCITCEICNDMCPYEVDFSGFIQRMRVEAVGMGNVPVCSEAGAVQTMQRITGMGQKQNRLAWLTDDLKVSDKGDVYYFTGCAYQLGILFNDKAPELKEIPANVVRIMNAAGIEPVVSNKEVCCGHDQLWSGDEVGFIDLMEQNVEMIKETGAKKVVFSCPEGFRTFNIDYQGFLGDLDFEILHISEFLMNLIDEGKLEFKETDETVTYHDSCRLGRHAGIYDTPRDLLDAMGVEFVEMASSQEKALCCGVNAFTNCNEASRQLQMMRLLEAKQTGAETMLAFCPKCVIHYNCLLSMEKMPIEREKIDIKVKDFSNFVAEHMK; this is encoded by the coding sequence ATGACCAAGATCGAGGAGTTCATCGAAGAAACTGGAGCCTTCGACTGCGTGGAGTGCGGTAAGTGCACCAGCCTTTGTCCAGTAGCGAATATTAATTCCGATTTCGCCCCTAGATTGATAGTGGTCAAGGCCCAGGAGGGTCTGGAATCGGAGATCAAGCGTGACAAGGACATATGGTCATGCATAACCTGTGAGATCTGCAACGACATGTGCCCCTATGAGGTGGATTTCTCCGGCTTCATCCAGAGGATGAGGGTAGAGGCAGTGGGAATGGGCAATGTTCCCGTTTGCTCGGAGGCAGGGGCGGTCCAGACCATGCAGAGGATCACAGGTATGGGACAGAAGCAGAACCGGCTCGCATGGCTCACAGATGATCTAAAGGTGAGTGATAAGGGCGATGTCTACTACTTCACGGGCTGCGCCTACCAACTCGGTATCCTTTTCAACGATAAGGCACCCGAACTGAAGGAGATCCCCGCGAACGTGGTGAGGATAATGAACGCCGCGGGAATCGAACCGGTAGTGTCCAATAAGGAGGTCTGTTGCGGTCATGATCAGCTGTGGTCTGGGGATGAGGTAGGCTTCATTGACCTGATGGAGCAGAACGTGGAAATGATCAAGGAGACCGGAGCAAAGAAAGTGGTCTTTTCATGCCCAGAAGGTTTCAGAACCTTCAACATCGACTATCAGGGGTTCCTGGGAGACTTGGACTTTGAGATTCTGCATATCTCCGAGTTCCTCATGAATCTGATAGACGAGGGGAAGCTGGAGTTCAAGGAGACCGATGAAACGGTCACCTACCACGACTCCTGTCGGTTGGGGAGGCACGCTGGCATCTACGATACGCCAAGGGATCTGCTCGACGCCATGGGGGTCGAGTTTGTTGAGATGGCTAGCTCTCAGGAGAAAGCCTTGTGCTGCGGGGTCAATGCGTTCACCAACTGCAACGAAGCCTCAAGACAGCTCCAGATGATGAGGCTGCTCGAGGCCAAGCAGACAGGAGCGGAAACGATGTTGGCCTTTTGTCCCAAGTGCGTGATACATTACAACTGTCTGCTTTCGATGGAAAAAATGCCCATTGAGAGAGAGAAGATTGATATTAAAGTAAAGGATTTCAGCAACTTCGTGGCAGAACATATGAAGTGA
- a CDS encoding hydrogenase iron-sulfur subunit encodes MSDFEPKIVAFLCNWCSYAGADLAGVSRYQYPTNIRPVRVMCSTRISPHIVLELLKEGADGVMITGCHIGDCHYISGNYYTEKRVAMMKKLVELSGMDPNRVRLEWVSASEGEKFANVVTDFVNQLKEMGPSPVGKDDKLMDRLEAATEAAKYFRLRVLNGKDIKLTEKGNVYGDVLDCGEFDKMMENATEDEYLRSLILQLTKTEAFSVKEIAKDIGKSTEETLEHVVSLRSKNLLALDRIDDMTPRYKAILIGGA; translated from the coding sequence ATGAGTGATTTCGAGCCAAAGATCGTGGCGTTCCTTTGCAACTGGTGTTCTTACGCCGGTGCTGACCTGGCGGGAGTGAGCAGGTATCAATATCCCACCAACATCAGGCCAGTAAGGGTAATGTGCAGTACCAGAATCTCTCCGCATATCGTCCTGGAATTGCTGAAGGAAGGGGCGGACGGCGTGATGATAACAGGCTGTCACATTGGCGACTGCCATTACATAAGTGGCAATTACTACACCGAGAAGCGCGTAGCCATGATGAAGAAACTCGTCGAGCTCTCGGGAATGGATCCAAACCGGGTCAGGTTGGAATGGGTCTCAGCCTCGGAAGGTGAGAAGTTCGCCAACGTGGTTACTGACTTCGTCAACCAGCTCAAGGAGATGGGACCTTCACCCGTGGGAAAAGATGACAAGCTCATGGATCGTCTGGAAGCGGCCACGGAAGCAGCCAAATACTTCAGGCTAAGGGTGCTGAACGGCAAGGATATCAAACTGACTGAAAAGGGCAACGTGTATGGTGATGTCCTAGACTGTGGAGAATTCGACAAAATGATGGAGAATGCTACCGAGGACGAGTACCTGCGGAGCCTTATTCTCCAGCTAACCAAGACCGAGGCTTTCTCAGTGAAGGAGATCGCCAAGGATATAGGGAAGTCCACCGAGGAAACGCTGGAGCATGTTGTCTCACTGAGGTCCAAGAACCTTCTGGCACTTGACCGCATCGATGACATGACCCCGCGGTACAAGGCCATCTTGATAGGAGGTGCCTGA
- a CDS encoding CoB--CoM heterodisulfide reductase iron-sulfur subunit A family protein yields MSDEEIRIGVFICHCGTNIGGFVDVPAVTEYTKTLPDVVFVTNNLYTCAEDGLATIRDAIKEHNLNRVVVASCTPRTHAPLFQSTCESAGLNKYLFTFVNLREHCSWVHMKEKDKATVKAEELVRMGVARARLLKPQEEARIEVEPSALVIGGGVAGMSAAISLADMGFPVTLVEREAELGGFVRNLGCLWQGRQDPIEALQPIISKVKEHRNIDLHLNSEMLTAEGFIGNYDITIDTKDGQVSKKVGTIVMATGALEYLPEGFYGYEMYDNVVTLTEFEILAKNKKLPKMSSIAFIQCVGSRGQDKTYCSRICCNVAIKNAINLADNWKNMLGLEDEEGKAVETVPVEKKAPEEVLERRRSRRRGRRGGREEEGEEAPEARKEKLDIAIFNRDIMSYGVEHELNFNKAREKHIRFVRYTPKNMPKVSLEDGKLVVDYWHETLQLQRKMPVDMVVLSTPLIGQPDSTVLSKMLKVPIGQEGFFLEAHVKLRPVDFATDGIYLAGTCRGPADIPEAVSQGLAAASRAAIPLARGFVQPETLTAFVQEDICTGCGTCIEVCPYSAIRKNEDDIAEVIVAACKGCGCCGATCPEGAIMMSHYTDEQLLAEAKAALQEVLL; encoded by the coding sequence ATGAGCGATGAGGAGATCAGAATAGGAGTGTTCATTTGCCATTGTGGGACCAACATCGGCGGATTCGTTGATGTCCCCGCAGTGACCGAGTATACCAAGACCCTGCCCGACGTGGTTTTTGTCACGAACAACCTCTACACCTGTGCCGAGGACGGCCTGGCGACAATAAGAGATGCTATCAAGGAGCACAATCTGAACAGGGTCGTCGTGGCTTCATGCACTCCAAGAACGCATGCGCCGCTGTTCCAGAGCACCTGTGAGTCCGCGGGACTGAACAAGTACCTGTTCACCTTCGTCAACCTCAGGGAGCATTGCTCCTGGGTGCACATGAAGGAGAAGGACAAGGCAACCGTGAAAGCCGAAGAACTGGTTCGGATGGGAGTTGCCAGGGCTAGACTTCTGAAGCCTCAAGAAGAGGCGCGCATCGAGGTCGAGCCTTCGGCACTCGTCATCGGTGGTGGCGTTGCAGGCATGTCTGCAGCCATCTCCCTCGCGGACATGGGATTCCCGGTCACCTTGGTCGAGCGGGAAGCGGAACTCGGGGGTTTCGTGAGGAACCTAGGATGTCTCTGGCAAGGGCGACAGGATCCTATAGAGGCACTCCAGCCTATTATCTCGAAGGTCAAGGAACACAGGAACATCGATCTTCACCTCAACTCAGAGATGCTGACCGCTGAAGGTTTCATTGGTAACTACGACATCACGATCGACACAAAGGATGGTCAGGTCTCCAAGAAGGTCGGTACCATTGTGATGGCCACCGGCGCTCTTGAGTACCTGCCCGAGGGGTTCTACGGCTACGAGATGTACGACAACGTGGTCACGCTGACCGAGTTCGAGATTCTCGCAAAGAACAAGAAACTCCCCAAGATGAGCAGCATTGCTTTCATCCAGTGCGTTGGATCGAGGGGGCAGGACAAGACCTACTGCTCAAGGATCTGCTGTAACGTTGCCATCAAGAACGCGATCAACCTTGCGGATAACTGGAAGAACATGCTGGGCCTTGAAGACGAAGAGGGAAAAGCGGTCGAGACCGTCCCCGTGGAGAAGAAGGCGCCAGAAGAGGTGTTGGAACGCAGGCGCAGCAGGCGCCGTGGTCGCAGAGGAGGCCGCGAAGAGGAGGGCGAGGAAGCCCCGGAAGCTCGAAAGGAGAAGCTGGACATCGCCATATTCAACCGTGACATCATGTCCTATGGTGTTGAGCACGAGCTGAACTTCAACAAGGCGAGGGAGAAGCACATTCGCTTCGTCAGATACACTCCTAAGAACATGCCAAAGGTCTCGCTCGAGGACGGAAAGCTGGTCGTCGATTACTGGCACGAGACCCTGCAGCTGCAGAGGAAGATGCCGGTGGACATGGTAGTTCTGTCAACTCCTCTCATCGGTCAACCCGATTCTACCGTTCTCTCCAAGATGCTGAAGGTCCCCATTGGACAGGAGGGATTCTTCTTGGAGGCACATGTCAAGCTAAGGCCCGTTGACTTCGCTACCGATGGTATCTATTTGGCAGGCACCTGTCGTGGTCCAGCCGACATCCCAGAAGCAGTTTCCCAGGGTCTGGCCGCAGCATCCAGAGCAGCCATACCACTTGCCAGAGGATTTGTCCAGCCCGAGACACTCACAGCTTTCGTCCAGGAGGACATCTGCACTGGCTGCGGAACCTGCATCGAGGTCTGTCCTTATTCCGCGATAAGGAAGAACGAGGACGACATCGCTGAGGTCATAGTGGCGGCGTGCAAGGGATGTGGCTGCTGTGGAGCGACATGTCCAGAGGGCGCGATCATGATGTCACACTATACCGACGAGCAGTTGCTTGCAGAGGCAAAGGCAGCCCTTCAAGAGGTGCTACTATGA
- a CDS encoding CoB--CoM heterodisulfide reductase iron-sulfur subunit A family protein, producing MSEKVGAVMVVGGGISGVQTALDLADSGFKVYMVEKKPSIGGVMAQLDKTFPTNDCSMCIMAPKLVAAGRHHNIEIINNAEVQIINGKPGDYLVTLKKRTLRVDLDKCTGCGVCAEKCPVETTDEYNEYMKKRKAIYVMYPQAVPLVYAIDKDKCIGCGICAEECRAKAVVYEAKDEALEISVGAVILATGFDEFDATQKKEYGYGEFKNVVTSIEFERMLSATGPYFGLVLRPSDGEIPRKVAFLQCVGSRDEKVGNTYCSSVCCMYAIKEAIIAGEHTEGLEPHIFFMDVRAVGKEFEDYRKRAEEEYGITIYRGTRAASVEEDPITKNLVVSYSQGTEIHREEFDMVVLSVGLCPPRDAKTMSKRIGFALNKHGFCSTTVWDPLSTTKDGIFVTGAFGAPKDIPTSVAEASGAAAKAAAIISSERGKLATVKTYPDEIDISEEEARIGAFICHCGINIGGVVKVPEVVEYCKSLPNVVYVEENLYTCSADTQEKIKDMIKEHNLNRVLVASCTPRTHEPLFQNTIKEAGLNPYLFELANIRDQCSWIHMHEPEKATKKAKDLVRMAVAKVRLLEPLTKSELPVNQSALVIGGGLAGMTAALEFAAQGFPVDLLEQTDSLGGNLKQVYIRQDGKTGPEVVDGLISKVMASDKITVHLNTKVQDVNGFVGNFKVTTTQGEIDTGAIVVATGAEEYKPTEYFYGEDDRVVTQRQLAKNLAEKPLDAKTVVMIQCVGSRTEDNPMCSRICCSSAMNNAVNVKKQNLDTEVYVFFRDIRTYGFREDLYKEASELGVKFIRIKDTEMPEVTKEGDKLVVTGHDIILDEDISVPTDMVVLSTGIRPLHENEALAMMLKVPNSKDGFFLEAHMKLRPVDFATEGIYLAGLAHWPKFVDETIAQAAGAAARAMTVISKDTLETEGIIAAVNEDLCDGCGICEGQCEYKAIEIVNVQGKEDEKIAVINEGLCKGCGCCVAACPSAAMEQRGFKTEQMIAMIDAALEGGD from the coding sequence ATGTCTGAGAAGGTAGGAGCGGTGATGGTCGTCGGAGGCGGTATTTCCGGCGTCCAGACCGCACTGGATCTAGCGGACTCTGGCTTCAAAGTCTACATGGTTGAGAAGAAACCCAGCATCGGAGGCGTAATGGCCCAGCTGGACAAGACATTCCCTACCAACGACTGCTCCATGTGCATCATGGCGCCCAAGCTCGTCGCCGCTGGAAGACATCACAATATAGAGATAATAAATAACGCTGAGGTACAGATAATCAACGGCAAGCCAGGCGACTACCTGGTCACCCTCAAGAAGAGGACGCTAAGAGTTGACCTCGACAAGTGTACCGGCTGCGGAGTCTGCGCGGAGAAGTGTCCAGTGGAGACCACCGACGAGTACAACGAGTACATGAAGAAGAGGAAGGCAATCTACGTCATGTATCCTCAAGCCGTGCCTCTGGTCTACGCTATAGACAAGGACAAGTGCATCGGCTGTGGAATCTGTGCGGAGGAATGCCGCGCTAAAGCGGTGGTCTATGAGGCCAAGGACGAGGCCTTGGAGATCAGCGTGGGCGCAGTGATCCTTGCAACCGGATTCGACGAGTTCGACGCCACGCAGAAGAAGGAGTACGGCTATGGGGAGTTCAAGAACGTGGTGACCAGCATAGAGTTCGAGAGAATGCTGTCTGCAACGGGCCCCTACTTCGGTCTAGTGCTCCGTCCATCTGACGGTGAGATACCTAGGAAGGTCGCGTTCCTGCAGTGTGTAGGTTCAAGGGACGAGAAGGTGGGTAACACCTACTGTTCGTCCGTCTGCTGCATGTACGCTATCAAGGAGGCGATCATTGCAGGTGAACACACGGAGGGACTGGAACCGCACATCTTCTTCATGGATGTGAGAGCGGTCGGAAAGGAGTTCGAGGACTACCGCAAGCGCGCTGAGGAGGAATATGGGATAACCATTTACCGCGGAACGCGTGCGGCTAGCGTGGAGGAGGACCCAATAACCAAGAATCTCGTCGTCAGCTATTCCCAGGGTACAGAGATCCACAGGGAGGAGTTCGACATGGTTGTCCTTTCTGTCGGCCTCTGTCCCCCAAGGGACGCCAAGACAATGAGCAAGCGCATTGGTTTCGCCCTGAACAAGCACGGCTTCTGCTCGACGACCGTTTGGGATCCGCTGTCCACGACCAAGGACGGCATCTTCGTCACTGGTGCTTTCGGAGCGCCCAAGGACATTCCAACGAGCGTGGCGGAGGCGTCCGGTGCAGCGGCAAAGGCAGCTGCGATCATCTCCAGTGAGAGGGGCAAGCTGGCTACCGTTAAGACATACCCCGATGAGATCGATATTTCGGAGGAGGAAGCCCGTATCGGGGCGTTCATCTGCCACTGCGGAATCAACATCGGAGGCGTGGTCAAAGTACCTGAGGTAGTGGAATACTGCAAGTCCCTGCCCAATGTAGTGTACGTTGAGGAGAACCTCTACACATGCTCGGCCGACACTCAGGAGAAGATCAAGGACATGATCAAGGAGCACAACCTGAACAGGGTCCTGGTCGCCTCCTGCACACCAAGAACGCATGAGCCTTTGTTCCAGAACACCATCAAGGAGGCCGGACTCAACCCATACCTGTTCGAGCTGGCCAACATCCGTGACCAGTGCTCCTGGATTCACATGCACGAGCCCGAGAAGGCGACCAAGAAGGCCAAGGACCTTGTCCGAATGGCCGTTGCCAAGGTTCGACTGTTGGAGCCCCTGACCAAGTCAGAGCTCCCCGTCAACCAGTCCGCCCTCGTCATCGGAGGCGGCCTGGCTGGAATGACCGCGGCTCTTGAGTTCGCGGCTCAGGGATTCCCGGTGGATCTCCTTGAGCAGACGGACTCTCTGGGAGGAAACCTCAAGCAGGTCTACATCCGCCAAGACGGCAAGACTGGGCCAGAGGTCGTGGATGGACTGATCTCCAAGGTCATGGCGAGTGACAAGATCACCGTGCACCTGAACACCAAGGTCCAGGACGTCAACGGGTTCGTGGGCAACTTCAAGGTGACCACCACTCAGGGCGAGATCGACACTGGAGCGATAGTGGTCGCGACCGGAGCTGAGGAATACAAGCCCACCGAGTACTTCTACGGTGAGGATGACCGCGTGGTCACCCAGCGTCAGCTGGCCAAGAACCTGGCCGAGAAGCCTCTGGATGCCAAGACCGTTGTCATGATACAGTGTGTCGGCTCCCGCACCGAGGATAACCCGATGTGCAGCCGCATCTGCTGTTCCAGCGCCATGAACAACGCGGTGAACGTGAAGAAGCAGAACCTCGACACAGAGGTGTATGTCTTCTTCAGGGACATCCGGACCTACGGGTTCCGCGAGGACCTCTACAAGGAGGCGAGCGAGCTTGGAGTCAAGTTCATCCGCATCAAGGACACCGAGATGCCTGAGGTGACAAAGGAGGGCGACAAGCTGGTCGTCACGGGACACGACATCATCCTCGATGAGGACATCTCGGTACCAACGGACATGGTGGTGCTGAGCACCGGAATAAGACCGCTTCACGAGAATGAGGCCTTGGCAATGATGCTGAAGGTCCCCAACTCCAAGGACGGATTCTTCCTGGAGGCTCACATGAAGCTCAGGCCGGTGGACTTCGCCACCGAGGGTATTTACCTGGCCGGTTTGGCACATTGGCCTAAGTTCGTCGATGAGACCATCGCTCAGGCTGCAGGTGCGGCCGCTAGGGCCATGACCGTGATCTCCAAGGACACTTTGGAGACCGAGGGTATAATCGCGGCTGTCAACGAGGACCTCTGCGACGGCTGTGGCATCTGCGAAGGCCAGTGCGAGTATAAGGCCATCGAGATCGTCAATGTCCAAGGCAAGGAGGATGAGAAGATAGCGGTGATCAACGAAGGTCTGTGCAAGGGCTGCGGTTGCTGTGTTGCGGCCTGCCCGTCCGCGGCCATGGAACAGCGCGGCTTCAAGACCGAACAGATGATCGCAATGATCGACGCGGCTCTTGAGGGAGGTGACTGA
- a CDS encoding CoB--CoM heterodisulfide reductase iron-sulfur subunit A family protein gives MEKTVLVIGGGIAGIQASLDLADKGVIVHLVEKEPSIGGRMAQLDKTFPTNDCSICILAPKMADCYGHPNINVMTCSELVGLEGEKGKFNVRVLKKARYVDEYKCTGCGECLEKCPTKNIPNEWEQGLSTRRAIYMPFMQAVPRAAIIDPENCRYLKEGKCGVCKKVCKREAIDYEMNDVMLEFDVGAVVVATGFDVWNPSTSTEYGYGRYANVFTAMEYERIINAAGPTHGHIQRRSDGKEPDRIAFIQCVGSRNIQTGHPYCCAVCCMHATKEAMLASEHIEGIKTTIFYKDMRACAKGFNEYVERAKADYNVEYINSDATVQGETDNGNPIVSYDVGGKSQQKEFDMVVLATTLVPTDKNAKLAQSIGVDLDKFGFFRVKEGTFQPVESTRPGVYLAGYCAGPVDIPESVAMGSAAAAKAVEALVEGRRMFA, from the coding sequence ATGGAAAAAACGGTGCTGGTAATTGGCGGCGGCATCGCGGGCATACAGGCCTCCTTGGACCTAGCGGACAAGGGAGTCATCGTGCACCTGGTGGAAAAGGAGCCCAGCATAGGTGGCCGAATGGCACAGCTGGACAAGACCTTCCCCACCAATGACTGCTCGATCTGTATACTCGCCCCGAAGATGGCTGATTGCTATGGACACCCCAACATTAACGTGATGACCTGTTCTGAATTGGTCGGCCTCGAAGGTGAGAAGGGCAAATTCAATGTCAGGGTACTGAAGAAGGCTAGATACGTTGATGAATACAAATGTACGGGGTGTGGAGAATGCTTGGAAAAGTGCCCCACGAAGAATATACCCAATGAGTGGGAGCAAGGTTTGTCGACAAGGAGGGCCATCTATATGCCCTTCATGCAGGCTGTTCCCAGAGCGGCGATCATAGACCCTGAGAACTGCAGGTACCTCAAGGAAGGAAAGTGCGGGGTCTGCAAGAAGGTCTGCAAGAGGGAAGCGATCGACTACGAGATGAACGATGTCATGCTGGAGTTCGATGTCGGGGCGGTGGTTGTAGCCACAGGTTTCGATGTCTGGAATCCGTCCACCTCGACGGAGTACGGTTATGGACGATATGCGAATGTATTCACAGCCATGGAGTACGAGCGCATAATCAACGCCGCAGGACCGACCCACGGACACATCCAGAGGAGATCCGACGGCAAGGAACCCGATCGCATCGCGTTCATCCAGTGCGTTGGATCGAGGAACATACAGACCGGTCACCCCTACTGCTGCGCCGTATGCTGCATGCACGCCACCAAGGAAGCTATGCTGGCTAGCGAGCACATTGAGGGAATCAAGACCACCATATTCTACAAGGATATGAGGGCCTGTGCCAAGGGATTCAACGAGTATGTCGAGAGGGCCAAGGCCGACTACAACGTCGAGTACATAAATTCTGATGCCACTGTCCAGGGAGAAACCGATAATGGAAACCCCATCGTCTCCTACGACGTTGGCGGCAAGTCACAACAGAAGGAGTTCGATATGGTTGTCCTCGCGACAACCCTGGTGCCAACTGATAAGAACGCTAAGCTGGCCCAGTCGATAGGCGTGGATCTCGATAAGTTCGGCTTCTTCAGGGTGAAGGAAGGGACTTTCCAGCCCGTCGAATCAACTCGTCCAGGGGTTTACCTGGCGGGTTATTGCGCTGGCCCTGTTGACATCCCAGAATCTGTAGCCATGGGCTCGGCCGCTGCTGCCAAGGCGGTGGAAGCTTTGGTTGAGGGTAGGAGGATGTTTGCATGA